The window TGGTCCCTGTGGCCGCGGCGATCGGCAATGCCATCGCGGACGCGACGGGAGCTCGGGTCGAATCGCTTCCCATCGTTCCGGAGACGGTAGTCCAAGCTCTCGCCCGCACGGAGCGGGCGTGACCACGGTCACCGTTCCCATTGCGGTCGTCGGCGGTGGCCCCGCCGGACTTGCGGCCGCAGGGGAGTGCCACGCCGCGGGTAGCCGGGCCCTGCTGCTTGAGGAAAGGCCGGTCCTCGGCGGGCGTGCCGTCATCGTGCCAGGGGCACGCGGCTTGGCGGAGGGGTTGATGCGCGACCTCCGGTCGACGGAGGTGTGGCGGAGCAGTGCGGTCTGGGGCCTGTTTGGGCGTACCCTCACCGTCCTGCAAAACGGGCGGACGCAT is drawn from bacterium and contains these coding sequences:
- a CDS encoding FAD-dependent oxidoreductase, which produces MTTVTVPIAVVGGGPAGLAAAGECHAAGSRALLLEERPVLGGRAVIVPGARGLAEGLMRDLRSTEVWRSSAVWGLFGRTLTVLQNGRTH